In the genome of Oxalobacter aliiformigenes, one region contains:
- a CDS encoding porin, with the protein MKKTLIALAILGAAAGVAHAQSNVTIYGIVDTGFIKKSGQDVKMGENVSSRLGFRGVEDLGGGVKATFQLENWFEPATGQAKSLDDPDRTWDGAANVGLKSDTWGAVRLGRVNELTTETIRKFDPFYQYGVANMIYGTQRMLHIDNTIRYDSPNWSGFHFGATYSLGGNTDKDSAEGTPIYTAKEAGNGYDNDGYGIMLGYDNGPLALVGNWSRLADSKDSTVWNLGAAYRFGDAKVELVYQQTKDNGWAVGKERSWKSTDFLDWVGKNSTENWAGVDTLKEKQWLLGLEWKLGPGRLNASAQWMEVEANGGNVSDKDIYKYAVGYTYDLSKRTSLYGNLAYTDYEDEEVARVFGDVEDGTYGVQVGITHKF; encoded by the coding sequence ATGAAAAAAACGCTAATAGCATTGGCAATCTTGGGTGCCGCTGCCGGCGTGGCTCATGCACAGTCCAATGTGACCATCTACGGTATCGTTGACACCGGTTTCATCAAGAAATCCGGTCAGGATGTAAAAATGGGCGAAAACGTCAGCAGCCGTCTGGGCTTCCGCGGTGTGGAAGATCTTGGCGGCGGTGTGAAAGCCACCTTTCAGCTGGAAAACTGGTTCGAACCGGCAACCGGTCAGGCGAAAAGTCTTGATGACCCTGACAGAACATGGGATGGCGCTGCCAACGTCGGCCTGAAGAGCGATACGTGGGGTGCCGTTCGTCTGGGCCGTGTCAACGAACTGACGACGGAAACCATCCGTAAATTCGATCCGTTCTATCAATATGGCGTTGCCAACATGATATACGGTACACAGCGTATGCTGCATATCGATAACACCATCCGCTATGACAGCCCGAACTGGAGCGGATTCCATTTCGGTGCCACTTATTCTCTGGGGGGAAATACCGACAAGGATTCGGCTGAGGGAACACCTATTTATACCGCAAAAGAAGCCGGTAATGGCTATGACAATGACGGTTACGGCATCATGCTCGGCTACGACAATGGTCCGCTGGCCTTGGTCGGTAACTGGAGCCGTCTGGCCGATTCCAAGGATTCTACCGTCTGGAATCTCGGTGCCGCTTACCGCTTCGGCGACGCCAAGGTCGAACTGGTTTACCAGCAGACCAAGGACAATGGCTGGGCAGTCGGAAAAGAACGTAGCTGGAAGAGCACCGACTTCCTTGATTGGGTAGGAAAAAATTCAACCGAAAACTGGGCCGGTGTCGATACCCTCAAGGAAAAACAATGGTTGCTGGGTCTGGAATGGAAACTGGGTCCGGGTCGTCTGAACGCTTCCGCCCAGTGGATGGAAGTCGAAGCGAATGGCGGCAATGTCAGCGACAAGGACATCTACAAGTATGCTGTCGGTTATACCTACGACTTGTCCAAACGGACTTCCCTCTATGGCAATCTCGCATATACGGACTACGAGGATGAAGAAGTCGCTCGTGTGTTCGGAGATGTCGAAGATGGTACGTATGGTGTTCAGGTCGGTATCACCCACAAATTCTGA
- a CDS encoding HesA/MoeB/ThiF family protein, whose product MNDEQKQRYSRHILLHELGHEGQEKIASSHVLVIGAGGLGSPASFYLASGGFGKITLVDNDQVELTNLQRQILHTTDRIGMNKALSGKKTLEKINPTIEIAALTERMDEARLPQLVKTADIVLDCTDNFRTRLSINRICMSLGKPLVSGAVVAFDGQISVYDPRRSDSPCYACLFPEDQHFEDIKAAQVGVFAPLVGIIGTMQAAEALKLAAGIGQSLAGSLLLLDSLTMEWTKIRLEKNPDCPVCARKHT is encoded by the coding sequence ATGAATGACGAGCAGAAACAACGCTATTCCCGCCACATACTTCTGCATGAACTCGGTCATGAAGGGCAAGAAAAAATCGCAAGCTCGCATGTACTTGTCATCGGTGCGGGCGGTCTGGGATCGCCTGCATCCTTTTATCTGGCTTCCGGAGGTTTCGGGAAAATCACGCTGGTCGATAATGACCAGGTTGAGCTGACCAACCTCCAGCGCCAGATCCTGCACACCACAGACCGGATTGGAATGAACAAGGCGTTGTCCGGGAAAAAAACGCTTGAGAAAATCAATCCGACCATTGAAATAGCAGCTTTGACCGAACGCATGGATGAAGCCCGGTTGCCGCAACTGGTCAAAACGGCCGACATTGTTCTTGACTGTACCGACAACTTCAGAACGAGACTTTCCATAAACCGTATCTGCATGAGTCTCGGCAAGCCGCTCGTGTCTGGTGCCGTTGTCGCATTCGATGGCCAGATATCGGTATACGACCCCCGCAGAAGCGATTCTCCCTGCTATGCCTGCCTGTTCCCCGAAGATCAGCACTTTGAAGACATCAAGGCGGCACAAGTCGGCGTATTCGCGCCACTGGTCGGCATTATCGGTACCATGCAGGCCGCCGAAGCACTCAAACTGGCAGCCGGAATCGGCCAATCGCTGGCAGGATCGCTCCTGTTGCTGGATTCCCTTACTATGGAATGGACCAAAATCCGGCTCGAGAAAAACCCGGATTGCCCTGTTTGTGCCCGAAAACACACCTGA
- a CDS encoding S41 family peptidase, whose amino-acid sequence MGNKFRNILLVGLGIVVGVVASIQFSAMAQKQTAPLPLDELRQLADVFGLIKSDYVEPVEDKKLLTEAISGMVSSLDPHSAYLDKKAFQELKEGTQGRFGGLGIEVGMEDGYVKVISPIEDTPAYRAGIKPGDLITKLDSTSVKGLSLDEAVKKMRGDPNTKITLTIARKNVTKPIVITLVREEIQVKSVKSRMVEPGYAWLRVAQFQEPTVEDLVSHINRIYAKNPNIKGIVLDLRNDPGGILPGAIGVSSIFLPKDSLIVSTDGQLPESKATFYARPEYYAGRTINDPLAKLPAQIKTVPMVVLVNIGSASASEIVAGALQDYKRATIMGSQTFGKGSVQTIRQISEDTAVKLTTARYYTPNGRSIQAKGIVPDLLVDETPEGDGINGLRVREADLSKHLTNGEEEDRPEERLDTEEEMKLLENAKNYKPIEYGTKKDFQLMQAINHLKGKPVKLSKTKMEDKKTEAKDAKTGKQKQEKTPENSK is encoded by the coding sequence ATGGGTAACAAATTTCGGAACATTCTTCTGGTGGGACTCGGCATCGTCGTCGGCGTCGTTGCATCCATCCAGTTTTCCGCAATGGCACAGAAACAGACAGCGCCACTGCCACTGGACGAATTGCGCCAGCTCGCCGATGTATTCGGACTCATAAAATCCGATTATGTCGAACCTGTTGAAGACAAGAAATTGCTGACTGAAGCCATATCGGGCATGGTCTCGTCTCTTGATCCCCATTCCGCCTACCTTGACAAGAAAGCCTTTCAGGAACTCAAGGAAGGAACGCAAGGCCGTTTCGGCGGATTGGGCATCGAGGTCGGAATGGAAGACGGTTATGTCAAGGTTATCTCTCCCATTGAAGACACTCCTGCGTATCGTGCCGGCATCAAGCCGGGAGACCTGATCACCAAACTGGACAGTACGTCAGTAAAAGGCCTTTCCCTGGACGAAGCTGTCAAGAAAATGCGCGGTGACCCGAATACAAAAATCACGCTGACGATCGCACGCAAAAATGTGACAAAGCCCATCGTCATCACCCTGGTCAGAGAAGAAATCCAGGTCAAAAGCGTCAAATCCAGAATGGTCGAACCCGGATATGCATGGCTTCGGGTTGCCCAGTTCCAGGAGCCGACTGTGGAAGATCTTGTCAGCCATATCAACCGGATCTATGCAAAAAATCCGAACATCAAAGGCATCGTTCTCGATCTCAGAAACGATCCGGGTGGCATTTTGCCAGGCGCCATCGGTGTCTCTTCAATATTTCTCCCGAAAGACTCGCTGATCGTCTCCACCGACGGCCAGTTGCCCGAATCGAAAGCGACTTTCTACGCCAGACCTGAATACTATGCCGGCAGAACCATCAACGATCCGCTTGCCAAGCTGCCGGCGCAAATCAAAACCGTCCCTATGGTTGTTCTCGTCAATATCGGATCCGCTTCCGCCTCGGAAATTGTCGCCGGTGCCTTGCAGGATTACAAAAGGGCAACGATCATGGGATCGCAAACCTTCGGAAAAGGTTCGGTTCAGACCATCCGTCAGATTTCGGAAGATACTGCCGTCAAACTGACAACGGCACGTTATTACACACCGAACGGCCGCTCCATACAAGCCAAAGGGATTGTGCCGGATCTGCTGGTGGATGAAACCCCCGAAGGCGATGGCATTAACGGATTGCGCGTCAGGGAAGCCGACCTTTCCAAACACTTGACCAACGGCGAGGAAGAAGACAGGCCGGAAGAACGTCTTGATACGGAAGAGGAGATGAAACTGCTTGAAAATGCGAAAAACTACAAGCCGATTGAATATGGCACCAAAAAGGATTTCCAGCTCATGCAGGCGATCAATCATCTGAAAGGCAAGCCTGTCAAACTGTCAAAAACCAAGATGGAAGACAAGAAAACTGAAGCCAAGGATGCCAAAACCGGCAAACAGAAACAGGAAAAAACGCCTGAAAACAGCAAATGA
- a CDS encoding murein hydrolase activator EnvC family protein, whose product MKKAIFLFFLLVFTSVTAHAAQPPRKSGSSGQKRQSARKTVRQSNSKKTGNAQFSDKTRQKQNAEAEQKKLRQQLTTLKKEISQTEKAKGKVADEIAQSEKAITTTEHSLSELGKQKSITENRLTRLSSEQNQLLATIARQQNQLAQIMQEQYIAGSEDRMKLLFSGDNPNRINRELQYMNYFSAAYADLIDTLQNNLQAIRTKRIQTDQARQELEKIVTKTNQQKNLLEKEKARHAVLLAQLSEKLDSQKKKAEKLAQDEKRLGNLVDRLNRAIEAQRKAAEKREAERRLAAKNARKQTKQSKQTRKSRPVSRDDTETVTEAPYRPDTASAFGRMRGKLKMPVAGTITARYGMKRADGPSWKGIFIRTAPGAAVHAVAGGRVVFADFLRGFGNLIIVDHGNQYMTIYGNAQSLAKRTGDNVSAGDTIASAGNSGENTETGLYFEIRHNGRAYNPLDWIR is encoded by the coding sequence ATGAAAAAGGCAATATTTCTTTTTTTTCTGCTGGTTTTCACTTCGGTGACGGCCCATGCTGCGCAGCCACCCCGGAAATCCGGATCATCCGGACAGAAAAGGCAATCGGCAAGAAAAACCGTCCGCCAATCCAACAGTAAAAAAACAGGAAACGCGCAATTTTCTGACAAAACCAGACAGAAACAGAACGCCGAGGCCGAACAGAAAAAGCTTCGGCAACAGCTCACCACACTGAAAAAAGAAATCAGCCAGACGGAAAAGGCCAAAGGCAAAGTCGCCGACGAAATTGCGCAATCCGAAAAAGCCATTACCACAACGGAACATTCACTCTCCGAACTCGGGAAACAGAAATCGATAACCGAGAACAGGTTGACCCGGCTTTCATCAGAACAAAACCAGCTTCTTGCCACAATAGCCCGGCAACAAAACCAGCTTGCGCAAATCATGCAGGAACAATATATCGCCGGTAGCGAAGACCGGATGAAACTGCTTTTTTCCGGCGACAACCCCAACCGGATAAATCGCGAACTGCAATACATGAACTATTTCTCCGCCGCTTACGCTGATCTGATCGACACTCTGCAAAACAATCTGCAGGCAATCAGAACAAAACGGATACAAACGGATCAGGCCAGGCAGGAACTGGAAAAAATCGTAACAAAAACGAACCAGCAAAAAAATCTTCTCGAAAAAGAAAAGGCCCGGCACGCTGTTCTGCTCGCCCAGCTTTCGGAAAAACTGGATTCCCAGAAAAAAAAGGCCGAGAAACTTGCACAGGATGAAAAACGGCTGGGAAATCTTGTCGATCGTTTGAACCGGGCCATCGAAGCGCAAAGGAAAGCGGCGGAAAAAAGAGAAGCCGAACGACGGCTTGCTGCCAAAAACGCAAGAAAACAGACAAAACAATCGAAACAGACCCGCAAGTCGCGTCCCGTTTCGCGTGATGACACCGAAACGGTAACTGAAGCTCCGTACCGGCCGGATACGGCCAGCGCTTTCGGAAGAATGCGCGGAAAGCTGAAAATGCCCGTTGCCGGAACGATAACGGCCCGATATGGAATGAAGCGTGCCGACGGCCCCAGCTGGAAGGGAATTTTCATCAGAACCGCACCAGGTGCGGCTGTACACGCTGTAGCAGGAGGACGTGTCGTTTTCGCCGACTTCCTGCGTGGCTTCGGCAATCTCATTATCGTCGATCATGGCAATCAGTACATGACAATATATGGCAACGCTCAATCACTGGCCAAACGGACAGGCGATAATGTTTCCGCAGGCGATACGATTGCAAGTGCCGGCAACAGCGGTGAGAATACGGAAACCGGGTTATACTTCGAAATACGGCACAATGGACGTGCCTACAATCCTCTGGACTGGATAAGGTGA
- the gpmA gene encoding 2,3-diphosphoglycerate-dependent phosphoglycerate mutase, whose amino-acid sequence MHKIVFMRHGQSIWNYENRFTGWTDVDLTERGKREARAAGRILREAGFEFDLAYTSVLKRAIRTLWIVLDEMDAMWVPVVCDWRLNERHYGALQGLNKAETARKYGEHQVHMLRRSYETAAEPLLPGDPRTSYNEPAYAFLPKEKIPLTESLKDTVARVKPLWFDSIAPEIRKGKRILIAAHGNSLRALIKELDNISDKDIALLNIPTGQPLVYELDDDLKPVRHYYLGDPAKIAEALQEVAAQGNAS is encoded by the coding sequence ATGCATAAAATAGTTTTCATGCGTCACGGTCAATCCATCTGGAATTACGAGAATCGGTTTACGGGCTGGACCGACGTTGATCTGACCGAACGGGGCAAAAGAGAGGCCCGCGCAGCCGGCCGCATATTGAGAGAGGCCGGTTTCGAATTCGATCTGGCCTATACTTCCGTACTGAAAAGAGCGATCCGGACACTCTGGATCGTGCTCGACGAAATGGATGCGATGTGGGTACCTGTTGTCTGCGACTGGAGACTGAATGAACGTCATTACGGCGCCCTCCAGGGGCTGAACAAGGCCGAAACGGCCAGGAAATACGGTGAACATCAGGTTCATATGTTGCGCAGAAGCTACGAAACGGCAGCGGAACCGCTTCTACCCGGCGACCCAAGGACTTCATACAATGAACCCGCATATGCTTTTTTGCCGAAAGAAAAAATCCCCCTGACAGAAAGTCTCAAGGATACCGTTGCACGAGTCAAACCCTTGTGGTTCGATTCCATCGCTCCGGAAATCCGGAAAGGCAAACGCATCCTGATCGCGGCACATGGCAACAGCCTGCGTGCTCTTATCAAGGAACTCGACAACATCAGTGACAAGGATATCGCCCTGTTGAACATACCGACCGGACAGCCTCTGGTGTATGAACTGGACGATGACCTCAAACCGGTCCGGCACTATTATCTTGGTGATCCTGCAAAAATAGCCGAAGCTTTGCAGGAAGTGGCCGCACAAGGTAACGCAAGCTGA
- a CDS encoding rhodanese-like domain-containing protein: MNFIRDNIILIGAVLYCIGALAWPYIRKGAKITNSQATKIINKGKTTIIDIRDQKQYQTGHILNAVHVPLSSLQERIPKLEKFKGQSIIIVDESGKESDKAASILKKEGFSQINILRGGMSSWMSEGLPVTK; the protein is encoded by the coding sequence GTGAATTTTATTAGAGACAACATAATTCTTATCGGTGCCGTTCTTTATTGTATCGGCGCACTGGCATGGCCGTACATTCGGAAAGGGGCGAAAATCACCAATTCCCAGGCAACCAAAATCATCAATAAGGGGAAAACCACCATTATCGATATACGTGATCAGAAACAGTACCAGACAGGTCATATTCTGAATGCCGTTCATGTCCCGCTGTCCAGCTTGCAGGAGCGGATCCCGAAGCTGGAAAAATTCAAGGGTCAGTCTATTATCATTGTGGATGAATCGGGAAAGGAATCGGACAAGGCCGCTTCCATTCTGAAAAAGGAAGGGTTCAGCCAGATCAATATTTTGAGAGGCGGCATGTCATCCTGGATGAGTGAAGGATTGCCTGTTACCAAATGA
- the grxC gene encoding glutaredoxin 3 produces the protein MTARVVMYSTAVCPYCMMAERLLKSRGVTDIEKILIDNNDALRAEMMEKTNRRTVPQIFIGDTHVGGFDDLSALDKAGKLLPLLQSA, from the coding sequence ATGACAGCTCGAGTGGTTATGTACAGTACGGCAGTTTGTCCCTATTGCATGATGGCTGAACGTCTTTTAAAGTCTCGTGGCGTGACGGATATCGAGAAGATCCTCATCGATAACAATGATGCGTTGCGTGCTGAAATGATGGAAAAAACCAATCGTCGGACGGTACCGCAGATTTTTATCGGTGATACCCATGTGGGCGGTTTTGACGATTTGTCCGCACTGGACAAAGCGGGCAAACTGTTGCCACTTTTACAGTCAGCCTAA
- the secB gene encoding protein-export chaperone SecB, which yields MSSEVSQPVFQIQTVYLKDLSLEQPHSPAIFLEKKMPELEVALNVGVEQLAETTFESTVTVTVTAKVGDKTAYLVEGKQAGIFEIRGFPKEAMDQVLAITCPTIIYPYLRANIADMILRAGFPPAHLAEINFEAYYQDRIQQQKAQNQKTETQTDASAVQH from the coding sequence ATGTCATCCGAGGTTTCACAGCCTGTTTTCCAGATCCAGACCGTTTATCTTAAAGACCTGTCGCTTGAACAGCCCCATTCTCCCGCCATTTTTCTGGAAAAGAAAATGCCGGAACTGGAAGTGGCCCTCAATGTCGGTGTCGAGCAACTGGCCGAAACCACTTTTGAATCGACCGTGACAGTCACCGTAACAGCGAAAGTCGGTGACAAGACGGCTTATCTTGTCGAAGGCAAGCAGGCCGGAATATTTGAAATACGCGGATTTCCGAAAGAAGCCATGGATCAGGTTCTGGCCATTACCTGTCCGACGATTATTTATCCTTATCTTCGGGCCAATATCGCGGATATGATATTGAGAGCCGGATTTCCGCCTGCCCATCTGGCCGAAATCAATTTTGAGGCCTACTATCAGGATCGTATCCAGCAACAGAAAGCACAGAATCAGAAAACGGAAACACAAACGGATGCATCGGCTGTCCAGCATTGA
- a CDS encoding NAD(P)H-dependent glycerol-3-phosphate dehydrogenase, with translation MNITVLGAGAWGTAIAINLALRHSVVLWGRKNSVIVDAGNTRQNRVGLPGFVLPDPLQLTADFEKAVAHASGEDGLAIIATSVAGLREVAGNLRNSGIANLIWLCKGFEENTGLMPSQVVSEVTANRLNTGVLSGPSFAQEVAAGLPCALTIASKSSALRQRVTNAINGGNMRIYSSDDVTGVEVGGAVKNILAIATGMSDGLALGMNARAALITRGLAEITRLGVALGGRLETFMGLTGMGDLILTCTGDLSRNRRVGLGLAKGKSLEAVIAELGHVAEGVRCAQTVRLLSARVGVEMPIANAVAGILFDKVSIKSTVSQLLSRHVRDETDVLYRRNH, from the coding sequence ATGAATATTACTGTTCTTGGTGCCGGTGCCTGGGGCACGGCAATTGCGATAAACCTTGCCTTGCGACATTCCGTTGTTTTGTGGGGAAGGAAAAACAGTGTCATTGTAGATGCCGGCAACACCCGCCAGAACAGGGTGGGGTTGCCCGGTTTTGTATTGCCGGATCCCTTGCAGCTGACTGCCGATTTCGAAAAAGCGGTTGCCCATGCATCCGGCGAGGATGGGTTGGCGATCATCGCCACGTCTGTGGCCGGTTTGAGGGAAGTGGCCGGAAATCTCCGAAATTCCGGAATCGCCAATCTGATCTGGCTGTGCAAGGGGTTTGAGGAAAATACGGGATTGATGCCCAGCCAGGTCGTTTCCGAAGTGACGGCGAACCGGTTGAATACAGGGGTGTTGTCCGGGCCGTCGTTTGCACAGGAAGTGGCTGCCGGTTTGCCCTGTGCACTGACGATCGCCTCGAAGTCTTCCGCTCTCCGCCAGCGGGTAACCAATGCCATCAATGGCGGCAACATGCGCATCTATTCCAGTGATGATGTCACGGGGGTCGAAGTCGGGGGGGCTGTCAAGAATATTCTCGCGATTGCAACAGGGATGTCCGATGGACTGGCACTGGGCATGAATGCTCGGGCTGCGCTGATTACACGGGGGCTCGCGGAAATAACCCGTCTTGGGGTTGCGCTGGGTGGCCGGCTTGAAACGTTTATGGGATTGACCGGTATGGGAGATCTTATCCTGACCTGTACCGGTGATTTGTCACGCAATCGCCGGGTCGGTCTGGGGCTGGCCAAAGGCAAGTCGCTGGAAGCCGTTATTGCCGAACTGGGCCATGTCGCCGAGGGAGTCCGGTGTGCGCAAACGGTCCGGCTTCTGTCGGCCAGAGTCGGGGTTGAAATGCCGATCGCGAATGCGGTAGCCGGTATCCTGTTTGACAAGGTTTCCATCAAAAGTACCGTTTCGCAATTGCTTTCCCGTCACGTACGGGATGAAACGGACGTACTTTACCGTAGAAATCACTGA